In Streptantibioticus cattleyicolor NRRL 8057 = DSM 46488, a genomic segment contains:
- the qcrA gene encoding cytochrome bc1 complex Rieske iron-sulfur subunit gives MSSQPGSNEDMSEENLPGERSDAHHGAVQPVGDPFADPGLPPHEPRRQDIDERTARRSERVVAFLFTLSMLATVGFIASYVTLPIHKIVYIFPIGHVSALNFALGLTLGVALFCIGAGAVHWARTLMSDHEVPQERHPIEASPEVRQQVMADFAQGAKESQLGRRKLIRNTMFGALALVPLSGVVLLRDLGPLPETKLRHTAWKKGMLLINQNTNQPLRPEDVAIGSLTFAKPEGLSDDDPEFQDVIAKAALMIVRLKPEDIKDKRELDWGHEGIVAFSKICTHVGCPISLYEQQTHHVLCPCHQSTFDLSDGGRVIFGPAGHALPQLRISVNDKGYLEALGDFAEPVGPSFWERG, from the coding sequence ATGAGTAGCCAGCCCGGATCCAACGAGGACATGTCAGAAGAAAACCTGCCAGGTGAGCGGTCGGACGCTCACCACGGCGCCGTCCAGCCCGTGGGCGACCCGTTCGCCGACCCGGGCCTGCCGCCCCACGAGCCGCGTCGCCAGGACATCGACGAGCGCACCGCCCGGCGGTCCGAGCGTGTGGTGGCGTTCCTGTTCACGCTGTCCATGCTGGCCACGGTCGGCTTCATCGCCTCGTACGTGACGCTGCCGATCCACAAGATCGTCTACATCTTCCCGATCGGCCACGTCAGCGCGCTCAACTTCGCCCTGGGTCTGACCCTCGGCGTGGCGCTGTTCTGCATCGGCGCCGGCGCCGTGCACTGGGCCCGGACGCTGATGTCGGACCACGAGGTCCCGCAGGAGCGCCACCCGATCGAGGCGAGCCCCGAGGTCCGCCAGCAGGTGATGGCCGACTTCGCGCAGGGCGCCAAGGAGAGCCAGCTCGGCCGCCGCAAGCTGATCCGCAACACCATGTTCGGCGCGCTGGCCCTGGTGCCGCTCTCCGGCGTGGTCCTCCTCCGCGACCTCGGTCCGCTGCCGGAGACCAAGCTCCGGCACACGGCGTGGAAGAAGGGGATGCTGCTGATCAACCAGAACACCAATCAGCCGCTGCGCCCCGAGGACGTCGCCATCGGTTCGCTGACCTTCGCCAAGCCGGAGGGCCTCAGCGACGACGACCCGGAGTTCCAGGACGTCATCGCCAAGGCGGCGCTGATGATCGTCCGGCTCAAGCCGGAGGACATCAAGGACAAGCGCGAGCTCGACTGGGGCCACGAGGGCATCGTGGCGTTCTCCAAGATCTGCACGCACGTCGGTTGCCCGATCAGCCTGTACGAGCAGCAGACGCACCACGTGCTCTGCCCCTGCCACCAGTCGACGTTCGACCTCTCCGACGGCGGCCGGGTCATCTTCGGACCCGCCGGTCACGCCCTGCCGCAGCTTCGGATCAGCGTCAACGACAAGGGTTACCTCGAAGCCCTCGGTGACTTCGCGGAGCCCGTCGGCCCGAGCTTCTGGGAGCGCGGATGA
- the qcrC gene encoding cytochrome bc1 complex diheme cytochrome c subunit produces MKKLSARRRHPLAALVVLLFALAATGGLYAAFAPAEKAQADSAQSLAIEQGKKLYTVGCATCHGTSGQGTSTGPSLVGVGSAAVDFQVGTGRMPAQQPGAQVPRKKAIYNQAEIDQLAAYIASLGPGPATPTKDQYSPDGADIANGGDLFRTNCAQCHNASGKGGALSNGKFAPTLEGVDPKHIYEAMLTGPQNMPAFPDATMPQKDKKDIVAYLDKVDSEKSENPGGLELGGLGPVSEGLFGWIFGLGALIAVAVWVAARTTKARKS; encoded by the coding sequence GTGAAAAAGCTCTCCGCACGACGACGCCATCCGCTGGCGGCGCTTGTCGTCCTACTCTTCGCGCTCGCGGCCACCGGGGGGCTGTACGCCGCGTTCGCGCCGGCCGAGAAGGCGCAGGCCGACTCCGCTCAGTCCCTCGCCATCGAGCAGGGCAAGAAGCTCTACACCGTCGGCTGCGCCACCTGCCACGGCACCTCGGGGCAGGGCACCAGCACCGGCCCCAGCCTGGTGGGCGTCGGTTCGGCCGCGGTGGACTTCCAGGTCGGCACCGGCCGCATGCCGGCCCAGCAGCCCGGCGCCCAGGTGCCGCGCAAGAAGGCGATCTACAACCAGGCGGAGATCGACCAGCTCGCCGCGTACATCGCCTCCCTGGGCCCGGGTCCGGCCACGCCGACGAAGGACCAGTACAGCCCGGACGGCGCGGACATCGCCAACGGCGGTGACCTGTTCCGTACCAACTGCGCGCAGTGCCACAACGCCTCCGGCAAGGGCGGTGCGCTCTCCAACGGCAAGTTCGCCCCCACCCTGGAAGGCGTCGACCCCAAGCACATCTACGAGGCCATGCTCACCGGCCCGCAGAACATGCCCGCGTTCCCGGACGCGACGATGCCGCAGAAGGACAAGAAGGACATCGTCGCCTACCTCGACAAGGTCGACAGCGAGAAGTCCGAGAACCCCGGTGGTCTGGAGCTCGGCGGCCTCGGCCCGGTCAGTGAGGGTCTGTTCGGCTGGATCTTCGGCCTCGGTGCGCTGATCGCTGTGGCCGTCTGGGTCGCCGCCCGGACCACGAAGGCCAGGAAGTCATGA
- a CDS encoding NYN domain-containing protein, translated as MERTGGNPEAVPEDAGGTDEPLDRPLPEGVRHRVVTIAADAFGSLTTAELPAQLRQYARFTPSRRAKFAGNALAAALETDPVFRQRIATRLRETQPELAAALDSGTPPPAADPLDVAAAAYLLRPAGWSKLVAAAGEEAQRALADQVGEETNRELRRLREELAEVRATAQRETAGVRAELEAARRENESLHRKLRSVTSDLRRAEAAVRKAEAELDKTRTAAAAELAASDAEGRRLRSRLAEAESALEAGRRAVREGRSLEDMRLRLLLDTVLDAAQGLRRELALPPVSGRPADTVEAVAPGRMSPKDIARRALAEDDPALLDQLLALPQAHLVVDGYNVTKTGYPALPLEKQRLRLLGGLAVLAAQTGVEITCVFDGAELSAPVLLAPPRGVRVLFSKPGQTADELIRRLVRAEPPGRPVVVVSTDREVADGVARAGARPVASLLLLRRLSRA; from the coding sequence GTGGAGCGTACGGGCGGCAACCCGGAGGCGGTGCCGGAGGACGCCGGCGGGACCGACGAGCCGCTCGACCGGCCGCTTCCTGAAGGGGTCCGGCACCGGGTGGTGACCATAGCGGCCGACGCCTTCGGCTCGCTGACCACCGCCGAACTCCCGGCGCAGTTGCGCCAGTACGCCCGTTTCACCCCCAGCCGCCGGGCGAAGTTCGCCGGCAACGCGCTGGCCGCCGCGCTGGAGACCGACCCGGTCTTCCGGCAGCGCATCGCCACCCGGCTGCGCGAGACCCAGCCCGAGCTGGCCGCCGCCCTGGACAGCGGCACCCCGCCGCCGGCCGCCGACCCGCTGGACGTGGCCGCCGCCGCCTATCTGCTGCGTCCGGCCGGCTGGTCCAAGCTGGTGGCCGCGGCCGGCGAGGAGGCCCAGCGGGCCCTGGCCGACCAGGTCGGCGAGGAGACCAACCGCGAACTGCGCCGGCTGCGCGAGGAGCTGGCCGAGGTGCGGGCCACCGCCCAGCGCGAGACGGCCGGCGTCCGCGCCGAGCTGGAGGCGGCGCGCAGGGAGAACGAGTCGTTGCACCGCAAGCTGCGCAGCGTCACCAGCGATCTGCGGCGCGCCGAGGCGGCGGTGCGCAAGGCCGAGGCGGAGCTGGACAAGACCCGCACGGCCGCCGCCGCCGAACTGGCCGCCTCCGACGCCGAGGGGCGGCGGCTGCGCTCCCGGCTGGCCGAGGCCGAATCGGCCCTGGAGGCCGGTCGCCGCGCGGTGCGCGAGGGGCGCAGCCTGGAGGACATGCGGCTGCGGCTGCTGCTGGACACCGTGCTGGACGCGGCCCAGGGGCTGCGCCGGGAGCTGGCGCTGCCGCCGGTCTCCGGCCGTCCGGCCGACACCGTGGAGGCCGTCGCCCCGGGCCGGATGAGCCCCAAGGACATCGCCCGCCGCGCGCTGGCCGAGGACGACCCGGCGCTGCTCGACCAGTTGCTGGCGCTGCCCCAGGCCCATCTGGTGGTCGACGGCTACAACGTCACCAAGACCGGGTATCCGGCGCTGCCGCTGGAGAAGCAGCGGCTGCGGCTGCTGGGCGGGCTGGCGGTGCTCGCCGCGCAGACCGGGGTGGAGATCACCTGTGTCTTCGACGGCGCCGAGCTGTCGGCGCCGGTGCTGCTCGCGCCGCCGCGCGGGGTGCGGGTGCTCTTCAGCAAGCCCGGGCAGACCGCCGACGAGCTGATCCGCCGGCTGGTGCGGGCCGAGCCGCCGGGGCGCCCGGTGGTGGTGGTCTCCACCGACCGCGAGGTGGCCGACGGGGTGGCCCGGGCCGGGGCGCGCCCGGTGGCCTCCCTGCTGCTGCTGCGCCGGCTCTCCCGGGCCTGA
- a CDS encoding C40 family peptidase → MASHRRCAPPGTARTARATVLSAAAAAALYATAPAGAQPQEGPEQVRAQVDALYQQAERATQSYDAALEKATGLRGRIEALQSEMARTQQSVNRLRDGLGVIAAAEYRDGGLDPSLTLLFTSDPDGYLERAALTERARHHRAGQLHRLRLAERTLRQQRAQAGARLAELDRTRAQLAARKTTVQRKLNQARRLIDALAPAQRAAAGFGAAQNNRVEAAGPLPDLPTLAPVSGRAAEAVAAVRGALGSPYVWGSSGPSAFDCSGLMYWAYQRAGTTLPRTSQEQLTAGRHVPLGQARPGDLVIYRNDASHVAMYVGGGKVIHAPYPGARVRYDPVTMMPVTAVVRP, encoded by the coding sequence ATGGCGTCCCATCGCCGATGCGCGCCACCCGGTACGGCCCGGACCGCCCGCGCCACGGTGCTCTCCGCCGCGGCCGCCGCCGCGCTCTACGCCACCGCACCCGCCGGCGCCCAGCCGCAGGAGGGCCCCGAACAGGTCAGGGCCCAGGTGGACGCCCTCTACCAGCAGGCCGAACGGGCCACCCAGAGCTACGACGCGGCGCTGGAGAAGGCCACCGGGCTGCGCGGCCGGATCGAGGCCCTCCAGTCCGAGATGGCCCGCACCCAGCAGTCGGTCAACCGGCTGCGCGACGGCCTCGGCGTGATCGCCGCCGCCGAGTACCGCGACGGCGGCCTCGACCCCTCCCTCACCCTGCTGTTCACCTCCGACCCCGACGGCTACCTCGAACGCGCCGCCCTCACCGAACGCGCCCGCCACCACCGGGCCGGCCAGCTCCACCGGCTCCGGCTCGCCGAACGCACCCTGCGCCAGCAACGCGCCCAGGCCGGCGCCCGCCTCGCCGAACTCGACCGCACCCGCGCCCAGTTGGCCGCCCGCAAGACCACCGTGCAGCGCAAGCTCAACCAGGCCCGGCGGCTCATCGACGCCCTGGCGCCCGCCCAGCGCGCCGCGGCCGGCTTCGGCGCCGCCCAGAACAACCGCGTCGAGGCGGCCGGCCCCCTGCCCGACCTGCCCACCCTCGCCCCCGTCTCGGGGCGCGCGGCCGAAGCCGTCGCCGCCGTCCGCGGCGCCCTCGGCTCGCCCTACGTCTGGGGCAGCAGCGGCCCGTCCGCCTTCGACTGCTCCGGGCTGATGTACTGGGCCTACCAGCGGGCCGGCACCACCTTGCCGCGCACCTCCCAGGAACAGCTGACGGCCGGCCGCCACGTTCCGCTCGGCCAGGCCCGCCCCGGCGACCTGGTGATCTACCGCAACGACGCCAGCCACGTGGCCATGTACGTCGGCGGCGGCAAGGTGATCCACGCCCCCTACCCCGGCGCCCGGGTGCGCTACGACCCGGTGACGATGATGCCGGTCACCGCCGTCGTACGCCCCTGA
- a CDS encoding Lrp/AsnC family transcriptional regulator: protein MITAIVLIKTSVDRIPEIAESIAALDGVSEVYSVTGTYDLVAMVRVARHDDLADAIPGRISKIPGVQATDTHVAFRTYSQHDLEAAFSIGLDS, encoded by the coding sequence GTGATCACCGCGATCGTGCTCATCAAGACCAGCGTGGACCGGATCCCGGAGATCGCCGAGTCGATCGCCGCGCTCGACGGGGTCAGCGAGGTGTACTCGGTCACCGGCACCTACGACCTCGTCGCCATGGTCCGGGTGGCCCGGCACGACGACCTCGCGGACGCCATCCCGGGCCGCATCAGCAAGATCCCCGGTGTCCAGGCCACCGACACCCACGTCGCCTTCCGCACGTACTCCCAGCACGACCTGGAGGCCGCCTTCTCCATCGGCCTGGACAGCTAG
- the trpD gene encoding anthranilate phosphoribosyltransferase, with product MNALTPVGGDRGAAPTWPGVLGALLAGRDLSGDDTAWAMDRIMSGAATDAQIAGFMVALRAKGETVEEVSGMVRAMYEHANLIEVPGPSVDIVGTGGDGARTVNISTMSSIVVAGTGAKVVKHGSRAASSASGASDVLGRLGVNLELSPRRVVEVAAEAGITFCFAVRFHPALRHVASARAELGIRTVFNFLGPLTNPARVRAQATGVADPRMAPIVAGVLADRGSSALVFRGDDGLDELTTTATSQVWVVRDGKVDQVSFDPRDVGIELVGVEALRGGDAAHNAEVARRVLAGERGPVRDAVLLNSAAALVALEPTGAPLAEQIAAQLPRAARSVDSGAALRVLERWVAATNA from the coding sequence ATGAACGCGCTGACCCCCGTCGGAGGCGACCGCGGGGCGGCCCCCACCTGGCCGGGCGTCCTGGGCGCCCTGCTGGCCGGGCGCGACCTGTCCGGGGACGACACCGCCTGGGCGATGGACCGGATCATGAGCGGCGCGGCGACCGACGCGCAGATCGCCGGGTTCATGGTGGCGCTGCGGGCCAAGGGGGAGACCGTCGAGGAGGTCTCCGGCATGGTCCGCGCCATGTACGAGCACGCCAACCTCATCGAGGTGCCGGGCCCCTCGGTGGACATCGTCGGCACCGGCGGCGACGGCGCCAGGACGGTCAACATCTCCACCATGTCGTCGATCGTGGTGGCCGGCACCGGGGCCAAGGTGGTCAAGCACGGCAGCCGGGCGGCCTCCTCGGCCAGCGGCGCCTCCGACGTGCTCGGACGGCTCGGGGTCAACCTCGAACTGTCGCCGCGCCGGGTCGTCGAGGTGGCGGCCGAGGCCGGGATCACCTTCTGCTTCGCGGTGCGGTTCCACCCGGCGCTGCGCCATGTCGCCAGCGCTCGGGCCGAGTTGGGCATCCGGACGGTCTTCAACTTCCTCGGCCCGCTCACCAACCCGGCCCGGGTACGGGCCCAGGCCACCGGGGTGGCCGACCCGCGGATGGCGCCGATCGTGGCCGGGGTGCTGGCCGACCGGGGCTCCTCCGCCCTGGTCTTCCGCGGCGACGACGGCCTGGACGAGCTGACCACCACCGCCACCTCGCAGGTGTGGGTGGTCCGCGACGGCAAGGTGGACCAGGTCTCCTTCGACCCCCGGGACGTCGGCATCGAGCTGGTCGGGGTGGAGGCGCTGCGGGGCGGCGACGCGGCGCACAACGCCGAGGTGGCCCGCCGCGTGCTGGCCGGGGAACGCGGTCCGGTCCGCGACGCCGTCCTGCTCAACTCGGCCGCCGCGCTGGTGGCGTTGGAGCCGACCGGCGCCCCGCTGGCCGAGCAGATCGCCGCCCAGCTGCCGCGTGCCGCGCGCTCCGTCGACTCCGGCGCCGCGCTGCGGGTGCTGGAGCGCTGGGTGGCGGCCACCAACGCCTGA
- a CDS encoding rhomboid family intramembrane serine protease yields MPPLREPGKTAARRPPVVTYSVIALCFLVFLTGPASGLGGTDGGGGPALCAQVRYFDHWGVIPTELWHGPLAPGALGLPYGCHSPHYADKAPFVSVLTALFLHGNWLHLLGNMLFLFVFGAGVERRMGPLRFALFYLAAGYAATYGYAVAHADSTQTLVGASGAIAGVLGGYLFLFPRARVTSLLPFLLFLPLRFPAWLALGFWFVLQWLAARADTPGPGVAYLAHVIGFGFGFLCAGACFRERSKLTPQAATRGEGQP; encoded by the coding sequence ATGCCACCGCTCCGCGAACCGGGGAAGACCGCCGCCCGCCGCCCGCCGGTGGTGACGTACTCGGTGATCGCCCTGTGCTTCCTGGTCTTCCTCACCGGCCCGGCCTCCGGGCTGGGCGGTACGGACGGCGGCGGCGGACCGGCGCTCTGCGCCCAGGTGCGCTACTTCGACCACTGGGGGGTGATCCCCACCGAGCTGTGGCACGGCCCGCTGGCCCCCGGCGCGCTGGGCCTGCCCTACGGCTGCCACAGCCCGCACTACGCGGACAAGGCGCCCTTCGTCTCGGTGCTCACCGCGCTCTTCCTGCACGGCAACTGGCTGCACCTGCTGGGCAACATGCTCTTCCTGTTCGTCTTCGGCGCCGGGGTCGAGCGGCGCATGGGGCCGCTGCGGTTCGCGCTGTTCTACCTGGCCGCCGGGTACGCGGCCACCTACGGCTACGCGGTGGCGCACGCGGACTCCACGCAGACGCTGGTCGGCGCCTCCGGGGCGATCGCCGGGGTGCTCGGCGGCTACCTGTTCCTCTTCCCCCGGGCCCGGGTCACCAGCCTGCTGCCGTTCCTGCTCTTCCTGCCGCTGCGGTTCCCCGCCTGGCTGGCGCTGGGCTTCTGGTTCGTCCTCCAGTGGCTCGCCGCCCGGGCCGACACCCCCGGACCCGGCGTCGCCTATCTGGCCCACGTGATCGGGTTCGGCTTCGGGTTCCTGTGCGCCGGGGCGTGCTTCCGGGAGCGGTCTAAGCTGACCCCGCAAGCCGCGACCCGAGGAGAGGGCCAACCGTGA
- a CDS encoding C40 family peptidase, with translation MASHRRPKPASRTRVTVLTATAAAAVALSSQAAHADPKPSKSDVKAQVDSLYEQAEQATEKYDGAKEQQDKLQQQVNDLQNKVAREQATLNKLQDNLGTLAASQYREGGIDPSVQLFLSSNPDDFLDKASTMDQLSGRQADALKQIEEQKRLLDQERAEATAKLAQLDSTRKDLADKKQEVQAKLSKAQDLLNTLTQQEKAQLQQEQERSNRSNQRPSLGDSPAASQRAAAALAAAESVIGSPYVWGATGPNAFDCSGLTSWAYAQAGISIPRTSEEQANAGTHLSMDELRPGDLVIFYGDAHHVGLYAGNGMVLHAPHTGANVRFEAMSDMPFQFGVRV, from the coding sequence GTGGCGTCCCACCGTCGTCCCAAGCCGGCCAGCCGCACCCGCGTGACCGTGCTCACCGCAACCGCCGCAGCGGCGGTCGCCCTGTCGTCCCAGGCGGCCCACGCCGACCCCAAGCCGTCCAAGTCCGATGTCAAGGCCCAGGTCGACAGCCTGTACGAGCAGGCGGAGCAGGCCACCGAGAAGTACGACGGCGCCAAGGAGCAGCAGGACAAGCTGCAGCAGCAGGTGAACGACCTGCAGAACAAGGTCGCCCGCGAGCAGGCCACCCTCAACAAGCTCCAGGACAACCTGGGCACGCTGGCGGCCTCCCAGTACCGCGAGGGCGGCATCGACCCGTCCGTCCAGCTCTTCCTCTCCTCCAACCCGGACGACTTCCTCGACAAGGCGTCCACCATGGACCAGTTGAGCGGTCGCCAGGCCGACGCGCTCAAGCAGATCGAGGAGCAGAAGCGCCTGCTGGACCAGGAGCGGGCCGAGGCCACCGCCAAGCTCGCCCAGCTGGACAGCACCCGCAAGGACCTCGCGGACAAGAAGCAGGAGGTCCAGGCGAAGCTCTCCAAGGCGCAGGACCTGCTCAACACGCTCACCCAGCAGGAGAAGGCCCAGCTCCAGCAGGAGCAGGAGCGCTCCAACCGCAGCAACCAGCGCCCCAGCCTCGGTGACTCGCCGGCCGCCTCGCAGCGCGCCGCCGCCGCGCTCGCCGCCGCCGAGTCGGTCATCGGCTCGCCCTACGTGTGGGGCGCCACCGGCCCCAACGCCTTCGACTGCTCGGGTCTGACCTCGTGGGCCTACGCCCAGGCGGGCATATCGATCCCGCGCACCTCCGAGGAGCAGGCCAACGCCGGCACGCACCTGTCGATGGACGAGCTGCGCCCGGGCGACCTGGTCATCTTCTACGGCGACGCCCACCACGTCGGCCTCTACGCCGGCAACGGCATGGTGCTGCACGCCCCGCACACCGGCGCCAACGTCCGCTTCGAGGCGATGAGCGACATGCCGTTCCAGTTCGGCGTCCGGGTCTGA
- a CDS encoding aminotransferase class V-fold PLP-dependent enzyme — protein sequence MSVLDVAVTREACQPLPVLGRDVRVPLVTGGEVTYAALDYAASAPALQRVWDDVAGYAPYYGSVHRGAGYLSQLSTDLFEQSRRTVAEFLGCRPDDQVVFTRSTTDSLNLLAAVVPVTTQVFVFVTEHHASLLPWRGHDVTYLAAPGSPGEAVATLERALAARDPHGDALVCVTGASNVTGELWPVRQLAAAAHAHGARIVLDAAQLAPHHPVDITALDVDYVAFSGHKLYAPFGSGVLAGRPDWLSAAEPYLAGGGASRTVARRADGGIDVEWHTDAARHEAGSPNVIGAYAIASACRALTEAGFDALVAREQQLVDRVLTGLAAVEGVTVLSLFGPGSARVGVISFVVEGWNSSHLAAALSAEYGIGVRDGLFCAHPLVRTLLGGAPDEPAECGAPDTVPGERPLNAVRVSFGAGTPDEHVERFLGAVAELVRDGAKWEYRTEDGRCVAAG from the coding sequence ATGTCCGTCCTCGATGTCGCAGTGACTCGGGAAGCCTGTCAGCCGCTGCCGGTCCTCGGACGTGACGTCCGGGTGCCGTTGGTCACCGGCGGGGAGGTGACCTACGCGGCGCTGGACTACGCCGCCAGCGCCCCGGCGTTGCAGCGGGTGTGGGACGACGTGGCCGGGTACGCCCCGTACTACGGCAGCGTGCACCGGGGCGCCGGATACCTCTCGCAGCTCTCCACCGACCTGTTCGAGCAGAGCCGGCGCACCGTGGCGGAGTTCCTCGGCTGCCGCCCCGACGACCAGGTGGTCTTCACCCGGTCCACCACCGACTCGCTCAACCTGCTGGCCGCCGTCGTCCCGGTCACCACCCAGGTGTTCGTCTTCGTCACCGAGCACCACGCCTCGCTGCTGCCGTGGCGCGGCCACGACGTCACCTACCTGGCCGCCCCCGGCTCACCCGGTGAGGCGGTGGCCACCCTTGAGCGCGCGCTGGCCGCCCGGGACCCGCACGGCGACGCGCTGGTCTGCGTCACCGGCGCCTCCAACGTCACCGGCGAGCTGTGGCCGGTACGCCAACTGGCCGCCGCCGCGCACGCGCACGGCGCCCGGATCGTGCTCGACGCCGCCCAGCTCGCCCCGCACCACCCGGTCGACATCACCGCCCTCGACGTCGACTACGTGGCCTTCTCCGGCCACAAGCTCTACGCGCCGTTCGGCTCCGGAGTGCTGGCCGGCCGCCCGGACTGGCTGTCCGCGGCCGAACCGTACCTGGCCGGCGGCGGCGCCAGCCGTACCGTGGCCCGGCGCGCGGACGGCGGCATCGACGTGGAGTGGCACACCGACGCCGCCCGCCACGAGGCCGGCTCGCCCAACGTCATCGGCGCCTACGCCATCGCCTCCGCCTGCCGCGCGCTCACCGAGGCCGGTTTCGACGCCCTGGTCGCCCGGGAACAGCAACTGGTCGACCGGGTGCTGACCGGGCTGGCCGCCGTCGAGGGGGTCACGGTGCTCTCGCTGTTCGGCCCCGGCAGCGCCCGGGTGGGCGTGATCTCCTTCGTCGTCGAGGGGTGGAACAGCTCCCACCTGGCCGCCGCGCTCTCCGCGGAGTACGGCATCGGGGTGCGCGACGGGCTCTTCTGCGCCCACCCCCTGGTGCGCACCCTGCTCGGCGGCGCCCCCGACGAGCCCGCCGAGTGCGGCGCCCCCGACACCGTCCCCGGCGAACGCCCGCTCAACGCCGTCCGCGTCAGCTTCGGCGCCGGCACCCCGGACGAGCACGTGGAGCGCTTCCTGGGCGCGGTGGCGGAGCTGGTGCGGGACGGGGCGAAGTGGGAGTACCGCACGGAGGACGGCCGCTGCGTCGCGGCCGGATGA
- the qcrB gene encoding cytochrome bc1 complex cytochrome b subunit: MSTTHQATGARRGKAPAGERLADWADGRLGIYSLAKANMRKIFPDHWSFMLGEVALYSFLIIILTGVYLTLFFHPSMTEVVYNGPYTPLQGIRMSDAFASTMHISFEVRGGLLIRQIHHWSAIVFIASMFVHMMRVFFTGAFRKPREINWLFGFLLFVLGMFTGFTGYSLPDDLLSGTGVRFMEGAILSVPIVGTYLSMFLYGGEFPGHDFVARFYTIHILLLPGIMAGLLVAHLILVFYHKHTQFPGPGRTNENVVGMPLLPVYMAKAGGFFFLVFGVIAALAAIASINPIWEYGPYRPDQVSTGAQPDWYMGMAEGLIRAMPSWEINFWGHTLQLGVFIPLLLFGLVLMAIAFYPFVEAWVTGDKREHHLADRPRNRPVRTAFGAAWVAWYMVLLLGGGNDIAATHFHLSINAITWFVRIGFFVIPVLTFVVTKRFCLGLQRRDRDKVLHGRETGVIKRLPHGEFIEVHEPLDQGAMYTLTSHQQYEPIEVGPEVDENGVERKAGAMTKLRAKLSQGYYGEQGQIPKPTAEEHAEITSGHGHH, translated from the coding sequence ATGAGCACCACACACCAGGCGACCGGCGCCCGGCGGGGCAAGGCCCCGGCCGGCGAGCGGCTCGCGGACTGGGCCGACGGCAGGCTGGGCATCTACAGCCTCGCCAAGGCCAACATGCGCAAGATCTTCCCGGACCACTGGTCCTTCATGCTGGGTGAGGTCGCGCTCTACAGCTTCCTGATCATCATCCTCACGGGTGTGTATCTGACGCTGTTCTTCCACCCCAGCATGACCGAGGTGGTCTACAACGGCCCGTACACGCCGTTGCAGGGCATCCGGATGTCGGACGCCTTCGCCTCCACCATGCACATCAGCTTCGAGGTGCGCGGCGGTCTGCTGATCCGGCAGATCCACCACTGGTCGGCGATCGTCTTCATCGCCTCGATGTTCGTGCACATGATGCGCGTCTTCTTCACCGGCGCCTTCCGCAAGCCGCGTGAGATCAACTGGCTCTTCGGCTTCCTGCTGTTCGTCCTGGGCATGTTCACCGGTTTCACCGGCTACTCGCTCCCGGACGACCTGCTGTCGGGTACCGGTGTGCGCTTCATGGAGGGCGCGATCCTGTCGGTGCCGATCGTCGGCACCTACCTGTCGATGTTCCTGTACGGGGGCGAGTTCCCCGGGCACGACTTCGTGGCGCGCTTCTACACGATCCACATCCTGCTGCTGCCCGGCATCATGGCGGGCCTGCTGGTGGCCCACCTGATCCTGGTCTTCTACCACAAGCACACCCAGTTCCCCGGCCCCGGCCGGACCAACGAGAACGTCGTCGGCATGCCGCTGCTGCCGGTGTACATGGCCAAGGCCGGCGGCTTCTTCTTCCTGGTCTTCGGTGTCATCGCCGCGCTCGCCGCGATCGCCTCGATCAACCCGATCTGGGAGTACGGCCCGTACCGTCCGGACCAGGTGTCCACCGGTGCGCAGCCGGACTGGTACATGGGTATGGCCGAAGGTCTCATCCGGGCCATGCCGAGCTGGGAGATCAACTTCTGGGGTCACACGCTCCAGCTGGGTGTCTTCATCCCGCTGCTCCTCTTCGGCCTGGTGCTGATGGCGATCGCCTTCTACCCGTTCGTCGAGGCGTGGGTCACCGGTGACAAGCGTGAGCACCACCTCGCGGACCGGCCGCGCAACCGTCCGGTGCGCACCGCCTTCGGCGCGGCGTGGGTCGCCTGGTACATGGTGCTGCTGCTCGGCGGTGGCAACGACATCGCGGCCACCCACTTCCACCTGTCGATCAACGCGATCACCTGGTTCGTGCGGATCGGGTTCTTCGTGATCCCGGTGCTCACCTTCGTCGTCACCAAGCGGTTCTGCCTGGGCCTGCAGCGCCGGGACCGCGACAAGGTGCTGCACGGCCGCGAGACCGGCGTGATCAAGCGGCTGCCGCACGGCGAGTTCATCGAGGTGCACGAGCCGCTGGACCAGGGCGCGATGTACACCCTGACCTCGCACCAGCAGTACGAGCCGATCGAGGTGGGCCCGGAGGTCGACGAGAACGGCGTCGAGCGCAAGGCCGGGGCCATGACCAAGCTGCGCGCCAAGCTCTCCCAGGGCTACTACGGCGAGCAGGGCCAGATCCCCAAGCCCACCGCGGAGGAACACGCGGAGATCACGAGCGGCCACGGCCACCACTGA